GCTCAGCCTGGCCGGGAGCGGCTGGGGTAGAATGGACCTGTCATGAGTCTGCTCGTCGCTAACCGCATCACACGCTCCTTCGGCGCCGACACGGTCCTCGCCAGCGTCTCGTTTCGCCTCGGGTGGGGCGAGAAGCTGGGCCTCGTCGGCCGCAACGGCAGCGGCAAGACCACGCTCCTGCGCATCCTCACCGGGCAGCTCGAGCTCGACAGCGGCAGCGTGACCTACGCCCGCGGGATCCGCTTCGGCTACCTGCGCCAGGAACAGATGGTGGAGCACGGCTGGACCGTGTTCCATGAGGCGCAGGATGCCTTCGCACCGGTGCTCGCCATGGAGCGGCGCTTGCGCGAGCTCGAGATCGCGATGGCTAGCAGCTCCCGCGAGTCGCAACTCCAGTCTACGCTGGACGAGTACGGCTTGCTCCACGAGCGGTTCGAGGCGATGGGCGGCTACGAGAGCCTGCGCGACATCCGCATCGTTCTTAAGCGGCTCGGCTTCGGTGACGCCGACATGGACAAAGCCACGGCCCGCCTCTCCGGCGGCGAGAAGACGCGCCTCGCCCTCGCCAAGCTGCTCCTCTCCGCCCCCGACGTGCTCCTGCTGGACGAGCCGACGAACCATCTCGACCTGGAAGCCACCGAGTGGCTGGAGGGCTTTCTGCGCGGCTTTGGCGGCGCCGTCCTCCTCGTTTCGCACGACCGTACCTTCCTCGATGCCGTAGTGAGCAGGGTTGCCGAGATCGAGGCAGCCACGCTCACCGTGTTCCACGGTAACTTCACCTCGTACTGGACGCAGCGCCAGGAGCGTCGGCTGCGTCAGGCCGAGGTCCACGAGCGCGAGCAGGCCGAGATCGGGCGGCTGGAGGACTTCTGGCGGCGCAACAAGGCGGGCCAGAACCGCAACCTGGCCTGGAGCCGCCTGAAGATGGCCGAGCGCCTGCGCGCGGCGAGCGGCGGCCGCCCGGTGGAGGAGAAAGGCCTGAAGGTCGCGCTGCGGGAGAAGGTCCGCAGCGGCAACGAGGTGGTGATCGCCGATCGGCTCACCAAGCGGTTCGGCGAGCGCACGCTCTTCGAGGACGTGTCGTTCCTCGTCACACGGGGCATGCGGATTGGGGTGGTGGGCCCCAACGGGGCGGGCAAGTCAACGCTCGTGCGGATCCTCGTCGGGCGGGAGCCGGCGAGCGGCGGGAGTGCGCGCCTGGGAGCCAACGTGACAACCGGGTACTTCGCCCAGGAGGCCTCCGATCTCGACCTGGATGCGAGCGTGATCGAGAGCATCGCTGCCGTGTCCGAGATGAAGCCGGGCGAGGCGCGCAACTACCTGGCCCGATTCCTCTTCACGGGCGACGACGTGTTTCGGCAGGTGGCCGAGCTCTCCGGCGGCGAGAAGAACCGGCTGGTGCTGGCGCAGCTCGTTCTGGCCCGCCCGAACCTGCTGGTGCTGGACGAGCCAACGAACCACCTGGACATCGACGCCCGTTCGGCCCTCGTCGCGATGCTGAAGGAGTACGACGGCACGGTCCTCCTCGTCTCGCATGACCGTTACCTGCTCGACGAGGTGACGACGCACACGCTCGAGGTGCGCGAGCGCGGCGCCGAGGTGGTGGAGGGCAGTTACACCGCCTACCGCCGTCTGCGCGCAGCGGTGCCCGCGCCGGAAGCCGACGCTGCGGGTGCGGCCGTGCGTCGCACCAGACCGCGCGATGCCAACCCGCTCACCGCCGGGATGAACTCGCACCAGCTCGCCAGGGCGCGAAGGAAGGCCGGCCAGCAGGTCGAGCAGACGGAGCGCCAGGTCTCCGACCTGGAGGACTGGATCCGCCGGATCGAGGAGTCGCTGTCCGCGCCGTTGCCGGGAGAGGACGTCGTGCGGCTGTCGCGCGACTACGAGCGAGCACAGCAAGACCTGCACGAGGCGATGCGGGCATGGGAGGAGGCCCTCGAGTACGCCGAGGCGATCGGCGCGAGCGCCTGAGCGCCGTCCCGGCCCCGCGTGCTCAGGCCCACCATGGTCAGCACGAACTGGAGGTTGTTCTTGAGTCGATGGTGGATCCCCTGAATGCCAAGCGTCAGCCGCTCGTTCAGCGCGGCGATCTCCATCTCGGCCTGTTTGCGCGCGTCGATGCTCTGCGTGATGCCCTCGTAGCGCGCGGGCCGCCCATCGGCATCGAAGTAGACCCTGCCGCGCGCGAGAGGGGCTTCGCGCCCGGTGTGGGGTCCGGCGTGGGCATCAGTCCTCCTGACGAGCGACCGGGGTGATTGGACCCGCAGCAGGCGGGCGGCGACGACGCCACGCGGCCGCGCGCGCTGTCGCCATCCGGATCGTACGTCGATGCGCCAACGCGGGTTCCACTCACGCGGGCGCCAGAGGTCGGGCATCGGCGCAGCGGACGCCTGCTCGGGTCGCCGTTAGCCTGCCTCCCCCTCGAACCACGCGTAGAGCACTGGCAGCACGACCAGCGTCAGCAGCGTGCTGGAGAGGATGCCGCCGACGACCACCGTCGCGAGTGGGCGCTGCACCTCGGCCCCCACTCCTGTAGAGAGCGCCATCGGCACGAACCCCAGACTCGCCACCAGCGCGGTCATAAGCACTGGCCGCAGGCGCAACCGCGCCCCCTCGCGTACCGCTCGCGGCACCGGTCTACCTGCCTTCCGCAACTCGTTGATCGCGGCCACCATCACCACGCCGTTGAGCACCGCCACGCCGAACAGCGCGATGAAGCCAACCGCCGCCGAGATGGAGAACGGCAGGCCGCGCGCCCAGAGCGCCAGGACGCCGCCAGTGACCGCCAGCGGAACGCCGGTGAAGATGAGCGCAGCCTGCTTGAGCGAGTCGAAGGCCATGAAGAGCAGGCCGAAGATCAGGCCGAGAGCGAGCGGCACCACGACCAGAAGGCGCTGACGCGCGCTCTGCAGGTTCTCGAACTGCCCGCCCCACTCGACGTAGTAGCCCGTGGGCAGCTTCACCTCGCGCGCGATCCGGGCCTGCGCGTCGGCCGCGAACGTCCCGAGGTCCCGGCCGCGCACATTGCACTGCACGACCACCCGTCGCCGTCCATGCTCGCGACTGACCTGCGCCGGCGCGGGCCGGATGCTGATCTGCGCCACCGTCGCCAGCGGCACCTGCGCGCCGTTCGGCGCCGAGACGCGCAGGCTGGAGAGGACATCCAGGTCGTTGCGGAGGGCCTCGGGCAGCTTCACGACGATGTCGAAGCGGCGTTCCCCGTCGATCACCTGCCCGACGCCGCGGCCCCCGATATAGGTCTCCACAACCTCCTGCACGTCGGAGACGTTCACGCCGTGGCGCGCCGCCGCCCCGCGATTCACGGTGATCTCCAGCATCGGCAAGCCGGTGGTCTGCTCCAGCGTGACGTCGGTGGCCCCGGGGACCCTGGCCAGCGCCGCCCGGATCCGCGCGCCGAGCGCCTCCAGGGTCCCCATGTCGTCACCGAAGACCTTTGCCGCGATATCGGCCTTCACGCCGGACACCAACTCGTCCGTGCGCAACTGGATCGGCTGAGAGAAGGCATACGCCTGCCCCGGCACCTCGTGCTCCAGGCGCTCGGCCATCTCCGCCACGAGCCTCTCGCGCGTCATCCCGCGCCGCCAGTGGCGGCGGTCCTTTAGTGGCACGATCATGTCTCCGATACTGGGAGGCATCGGGTCGGTGGCGAGCTCGGCGCTGCCGATCCGCGTGAAAGCGCCCTCAACCTCGGGGAACGACTTGACGACGCTCTCGGCGGCAGCGCACATCGCCACCGAGTAGTCGACCGAGACGCCCGGTGGGCGAATGGGCTGGATCGCCAGCGCGCCTTCATCCAGGCGTGGCAGGAACTCAGAGCCCAGGCGAGGGAGAAGCAAAGCACAGCCGACGAACAGGAGCACGCTGGCGCCGACCACGGCCAGCCGCCGGCGCAAGGCCCACTCGAGGGTCCACGCGTATAGCCGCTCCACTACACGGATCACCGGGCTCTGCTTCTCGCGTGTGTTGCCCGACAGGAGCATCGCGCACAGGACCGGTATGAAGGTGAGGGTCAGAAGCAGCGCGCCAAAGAGCGCGAAGGCCACGGTGTAGGCCATCGGGCGAAACATCTTCCCTTCGATGCCCGTGAGGGTCATGATGGGCAGATAGACGAGGATGATGATGGCGACGCCGAAGGTGAGCGGCGCTCCGACCTCCCTCGCCGCCCTGAGCACCGTCTGCGTCACCTCGGCCCGCGAGAGGGTCCTCCCCGCATGCTCTCGGGCCTCGGCCACGCGGCGCACCGCGTTCTCCACGAGCACCACGCTGCCGTCGACGATCATACCGAAATCGATGGCCCCCAGCGACAGCAGGTTGGCCGAGATGCCGAACCGCTCCATCCCGATGATGGCGAACAGCATGGACAGCGGGATGGCGCTGGCGACGATCAGCGCGCCGCGCAGGTTGCCCAGCAGGAACAGGAGGACGGCGACCACCAGCGCGCCGCCCTCGAGCAGGTTGCGCCTCACGGTCCCGATCGTCTTCTCGACCAGGTCGGTACGGTTGTAGACGGTGGCCAGGCGCACATCGGGCGGAAGCTGCTTGCGGACCTCGCGAACCCTCGAGTCAACCGCCAGGGCGACGGTGCGCGAGTTGCCGCCCTTGAGCATCATGGCGATGCCCAGCACGGTCTCCTTGCCGTTGTGTGTCGCCGCGCCCTGGCGCGTCCCCCGCCCCTCGGAGACCCTGGCGACGTCGTGAACGTGGATGGGCGTGCCATGCTCCGCGGCCACTACGATGTTGGAGATGTCCTCGGCGCCGCGCACCACCCCGACTCCGCGCACGAGGAGTTGCTCGGGTCCCTTGACGATGTAACCGCCTCCGGCGTTGGCGTTGTTGCTTTCCACCGCCTCAATCACGTCCCGCAGCGTCACGCCGCGCGCCAGCAGCTTCTGGGGATCGATCTCGACGTGGAACTGCTTCTCGTGCCCTCCCTGGCTGTTGACCTCGGCGATCCCGGGCGTGGTGCGAAGCTGCGGCTTGACCAGCCAGTCCTGAAGCGTGCGCAACTCGGTGGGGCTGCGTTGGTCACTGTCCAGCGTGTACTGGTAGATCTCGCCGAGGCCCGTGGAGATCGGCGCCATCTCCGGCGTGCCGACCCCGGCGGGGAGGCCCTCGCGCGCGGTCGTCAGCTTCTCCAGCACGAGCTGGCGCGCGAAGTAGGTGTCGACGCGATCGGCGAAGACGACCGTGACCTGGGACAACCCGTACTGCGAGAGCGAGCGAACCTCGGCCACGTCTGGCAGGCCGCCGAGCACGACCTCGATCGGGAAGGTCACCAGCCTCTCCACCTCCGCCGGCGCCATCCCCGGCGCGGTTGTGTTGATCTGGACCTGGTTGTTGGTCACGTCGGGCAGCGCATCGATGGGCAAGCGCTGGAAGGCCCAGAGGCCGCCAACGACCAGGAGCGCCGCCAGGATCACGATCACGAGGCGCTCGCGCACACTGAACTCGACTATGCGATTGACCATCAGTGGGCGTGCCCTTCCTCGCCCAACTCATCCTTCTGGGCTTCCGACTTCAGCAGGAAGGCGCCGGCCGTGACGACCCGCTCCCCTGGCCGGACGCCGCTGAGCAGTTCGGTCCTACCGCCCACGGTACTCCCGAGCGTCACTCGGCGGCTCCGGAAGGCCCCGCCGTCCTCGACGAACACCGATGCCGCGCCCTCAACCTCGACCACTGCCTCCTGGGGCACAAGCAGCGCGCGGCGCGCGATGCCCGTCGCCAACTCCACCTGCGCGAACATCTCGGGTCGCAGCCGCCCCAACCGGTTGCTCACAAGGCATCGGACCGCAAGCGCCCGCGTCTTCGGGTCCACGCGCGTCGACAGGCTCTCCACCACGCCGGGGAAGCGCTCCCCCGGATAGGCCGGCACGGTCACGCTGACCGCGTTCCCGGCCTTCACACGCGCGATGTCCTTCTCCGGCACGCTGGCGTGCACGACCACAGCGCTCAGGTTCTCCAGCACCAGGAGGACGCTGCTCCGCTCCACGGCCTCGCCAATGGTCGCCGTCAGCTCTCCCACCGTGCCATCGAACGGCGCGTCGAGCCGAAGGGCGCCGCCCGCCCCCTCCACGTGTCCGGCTCCCTCCAGGGCGAACAGGTTCTGGCGTGCCGCGACGGCGGCTTCTTGCGCGCCCCGCAGCGCCGCCGCGGCGGCCGCCTCCTCCTTGCGCGCGCGGCGCACGTCCTGCTCAGCGCGGCGCACGCGCTGCTGAACCTCCACGACGCCGGCCCGGGCCTCCCTCAGGTCGCCCTCCGCTGCCTGCACGGCCTGTTTGGAGAGCAGATCGCCACCGAACACCTTCTGCTCACGCTCGAGTGCCTTCCTCGCGATCCCCACCCGCGCCCGCGCCGCATCCACCCCGGTCTGGTCGTGACGGTGCTCAAGCTGAGCCTGCTCCATTTCCGCCCGAGAGACGATGCCCTCGCGGTAGAGGCGTTCCGCACGGTGCAGCGCCACCGTGTGGGTCTGCAGCTCGGTTTCCGCTCGAATCAGCTCCGACTGCGCGCCGGCCAGCTCCGACTGGGCCGTCTGCAGCGGCGCCTGCGAGAAGGCGCCGGCCTGCGCGAGCTCCTTCTGGCTGGCCAGTGCCGAGCTGGCACTCTGCAGGCGCGCCCGCGCCTGCTCGACCTCGGCGCGCGCCTGGCTCACCGCCGCCTGAGCCAGCCCCACCTCGGCGCGCGCGGTCTGCAGTTGCGCGTGCATCTGCCGTTCGGTCCCGGTCGCCTGGCGCACCGCGGCATGGGCTTGCGCCACCTCGAAACTGTCGAGGGTGACGAGCGGCTGGCCCCGACGCACGGACTGGCCCAGGCGAGCGTGGATCCGGACGACCTTCCCGGCGACCGGCGGCGTGATCCTGGCGACGCGGCTGGCGGCGACCTCCACCGTCCCGGGCACGGTGATGCCCTCGCGCGTCTGCTGCCAGCGCGCAGGCTCGGCACGCACGCCCATGCGGCGGGCGACGGTCGGGTCCAGGTGCAGCGATACGTCCTCCTCGTGGCCCTCCTCGTGGCCTTCCTCGGGGCGCTCGTCATGCTCGGCATGCTCGCTTGCCTCGGCCGATGCGATGACCTCCGCGGCCGGTCGGCCACGCGACACCAAGAAGACGGTCGCGGCCGCGCCGAGCGCGAAGCCGATGATCGCTACCAGCAGCGCGGCGCGTGGGGTGATGCTCGTCATCTTGCCCTCCTCGGGCTGGCCTGCCCGGAGGGCAGGAGGTCGGGGGGAACCGCGCCCGTGGCGCGCTCCAACTCGGCAAGCGCCAGCGCCAGGGCAACCTGGTGGCCGAGATAGTCGTTCTGGACGGCGCGGTACGTGCGCTGCGCCTCAATGGTGGCGAAGAGAGCCGTCTTGCCCTCCTCATATCCGATGCGGCTGGCCTCGAGCAGCCGCCTCGCGTCGGCCAGCAGGCCCTTCTCGTAGAGCGCGACCACAGCCTGCTCCGCGGTGACCTGCGTGATGGCCTGCTCGACCTCCTGTCGCACCTGACGGCGGACCGCGCGCGCGCGCTCCTGCTCGGCGAGTGCGGCCTCTTCAGCCTGGCGAACACGGCCGCGGCGCGCGCCATGGTCGAACAGCGGCAGCGTGATGGCTATACCGATTCCCGCCTCCCGCACACCACGGGTCAGCCGCGTGGCGCGGATTTGCGGGGCGAGGTCCGGTAGGCCCTCGGCGCGGCCCAGCCGGGCCTCTTGCCGCCGCGCCTCCGCGGAGGCATCGGCGGCCACGATGTCCTCCCGCGCGCCCAGCGCTCCGGCGACGAGCGATGCGCGGTCCTGGGTAGCGGGGGCTACTTCGAGCCCGGCAAGGGCGCCGATCGGGCGGTCCGGGTCCCCGCCGATCCGCGTGGCAAGCGCGATCTCGGCAACTCGCTCGCGGCCTTCCGCCCGGGTCACCTGTCCCATGGCGCGGGCCACCTCGATCGCTGCCTGGGTCTGATCGATGGCCGGTCGAGTGCCGATCTCGACCTGACGTCGCGTTAAGCGCTCCAGCTCCTGGGTCGTACGCAGCAGATCGCGCGCGAGCGCCGTCTCGCCACGCGCGCCAAACAGATCGGCGTAGGCCGACTTAGTCGCGAAGACGAGGGAGCGCAACTCGCCGAGCGCCTCGGCCCGAGCGATGCGCAACCGGGCTCTCGCGGCGCCAGCGCGTGCTGCCCGGGCGCCGTTGAGCTCGAGCGGCTGAACGACCAGCAACTCCTCGTCTGACCCGAACTCGGTGATGGCCGGCGTGAAGGAGATCTCCGGGTTGGCGAGCGCGCGGGCCGCG
This region of Chthonomonadales bacterium genomic DNA includes:
- a CDS encoding ATP-binding cassette domain-containing protein; protein product: MSLLVANRITRSFGADTVLASVSFRLGWGEKLGLVGRNGSGKTTLLRILTGQLELDSGSVTYARGIRFGYLRQEQMVEHGWTVFHEAQDAFAPVLAMERRLRELEIAMASSSRESQLQSTLDEYGLLHERFEAMGGYESLRDIRIVLKRLGFGDADMDKATARLSGGEKTRLALAKLLLSAPDVLLLDEPTNHLDLEATEWLEGFLRGFGGAVLLVSHDRTFLDAVVSRVAEIEAATLTVFHGNFTSYWTQRQERRLRQAEVHEREQAEIGRLEDFWRRNKAGQNRNLAWSRLKMAERLRAASGGRPVEEKGLKVALREKVRSGNEVVIADRLTKRFGERTLFEDVSFLVTRGMRIGVVGPNGAGKSTLVRILVGREPASGGSARLGANVTTGYFAQEASDLDLDASVIESIAAVSEMKPGEARNYLARFLFTGDDVFRQVAELSGGEKNRLVLAQLVLARPNLLVLDEPTNHLDIDARSALVAMLKEYDGTVLLVSHDRYLLDEVTTHTLEVRERGAEVVEGSYTAYRRLRAAVPAPEADAAGAAVRRTRPRDANPLTAGMNSHQLARARRKAGQQVEQTERQVSDLEDWIRRIEESLSAPLPGEDVVRLSRDYERAQQDLHEAMRAWEEALEYAEAIGASA
- a CDS encoding efflux RND transporter permease subunit, whose protein sequence is MVNRIVEFSVRERLVIVILAALLVVGGLWAFQRLPIDALPDVTNNQVQINTTAPGMAPAEVERLVTFPIEVVLGGLPDVAEVRSLSQYGLSQVTVVFADRVDTYFARQLVLEKLTTAREGLPAGVGTPEMAPISTGLGEIYQYTLDSDQRSPTELRTLQDWLVKPQLRTTPGIAEVNSQGGHEKQFHVEIDPQKLLARGVTLRDVIEAVESNNANAGGGYIVKGPEQLLVRGVGVVRGAEDISNIVVAAEHGTPIHVHDVARVSEGRGTRQGAATHNGKETVLGIAMMLKGGNSRTVALAVDSRVREVRKQLPPDVRLATVYNRTDLVEKTIGTVRRNLLEGGALVVAVLLFLLGNLRGALIVASAIPLSMLFAIIGMERFGISANLLSLGAIDFGMIVDGSVVLVENAVRRVAEAREHAGRTLSRAEVTQTVLRAAREVGAPLTFGVAIIILVYLPIMTLTGIEGKMFRPMAYTVAFALFGALLLTLTFIPVLCAMLLSGNTREKQSPVIRVVERLYAWTLEWALRRRLAVVGASVLLFVGCALLLPRLGSEFLPRLDEGALAIQPIRPPGVSVDYSVAMCAAAESVVKSFPEVEGAFTRIGSAELATDPMPPSIGDMIVPLKDRRHWRRGMTRERLVAEMAERLEHEVPGQAYAFSQPIQLRTDELVSGVKADIAAKVFGDDMGTLEALGARIRAALARVPGATDVTLEQTTGLPMLEITVNRGAAARHGVNVSDVQEVVETYIGGRGVGQVIDGERRFDIVVKLPEALRNDLDVLSSLRVSAPNGAQVPLATVAQISIRPAPAQVSREHGRRRVVVQCNVRGRDLGTFAADAQARIAREVKLPTGYYVEWGGQFENLQSARQRLLVVVPLALGLIFGLLFMAFDSLKQAALIFTGVPLAVTGGVLALWARGLPFSISAAVGFIALFGVAVLNGVVMVAAINELRKAGRPVPRAVREGARLRLRPVLMTALVASLGFVPMALSTGVGAEVQRPLATVVVGGILSSTLLTLVVLPVLYAWFEGEAG
- a CDS encoding efflux RND transporter periplasmic adaptor subunit; the encoded protein is MTSITPRAALLVAIIGFALGAAATVFLVSRGRPAAEVIASAEASEHAEHDERPEEGHEEGHEEDVSLHLDPTVARRMGVRAEPARWQQTREGITVPGTVEVAASRVARITPPVAGKVVRIHARLGQSVRRGQPLVTLDSFEVAQAHAAVRQATGTERQMHAQLQTARAEVGLAQAAVSQARAEVEQARARLQSASSALASQKELAQAGAFSQAPLQTAQSELAGAQSELIRAETELQTHTVALHRAERLYREGIVSRAEMEQAQLEHRHDQTGVDAARARVGIARKALEREQKVFGGDLLSKQAVQAAEGDLREARAGVVEVQQRVRRAEQDVRRARKEEAAAAAALRGAQEAAVAARQNLFALEGAGHVEGAGGALRLDAPFDGTVGELTATIGEAVERSSVLLVLENLSAVVVHASVPEKDIARVKAGNAVSVTVPAYPGERFPGVVESLSTRVDPKTRALAVRCLVSNRLGRLRPEMFAQVELATGIARRALLVPQEAVVEVEGAASVFVEDGGAFRSRRVTLGSTVGGRTELLSGVRPGERVVTAGAFLLKSEAQKDELGEEGHAH
- a CDS encoding TolC family protein, with the translated sequence MPRILLLPLFLVAARFAAGAQEPQPQPLTVQQAVRAAVRNDPRLAAAVRDTQAAEHGVGAARALANPEISFTPAITEFGSDEELLVVQPLELNGARAARAGAARARLRIARAEALGELRSLVFATKSAYADLFGARGETALARDLLRTTQELERLTRRQVEIGTRPAIDQTQAAIEVARAMGQVTRAEGRERVAEIALATRIGGDPDRPIGALAGLEVAPATQDRASLVAGALGAREDIVAADASAEARRQEARLGRAEGLPDLAPQIRATRLTRGVREAGIGIAITLPLFDHGARRGRVRQAEEAALAEQERARAVRRQVRQEVEQAITQVTAEQAVVALYEKGLLADARRLLEASRIGYEEGKTALFATIEAQRTYRAVQNDYLGHQVALALALAELERATGAVPPDLLPSGQASPRRAR